GTTTACAGATTTTGCCATTGCCCAACGCAGGGACATTTCCCTGTAAGTGATGTTCCAATCCGCATTTTTTGGTTCCCAATGCTCCGTTTTTCCATTTTCCTGATATTCAATACTAACTGGTTTGTCAGTAAAAGTATCACAAGGACTCATTCCACTTTCAAGAGCTGCCAAATAAGCAAAGGGCTTAAAAGTAGAGCCAGCCTGACGTTTAGATTGGTTCACATGGTCATATTTGAAAAATTTATGATCAACTCCACCGATCCATACCTTAATCTTACCCGAAAAAGGATCAAGGGTCATCATGCCCGTATTTAATATTTTGCCATAATAGCGGATAGAATCAATAGTAGAAAAAAGGGTGTCCCGATCACCTTTCCATGAAAATATCCTCATTTTCTTTTTCTTATTAAAATAAGCGTCAATAGAGTCGGGTTGGTTTGCAAATTTTTTCTGCAATAAAGCATATATCGGCAAATTGTGCATAGCGCGATTTGGATAATCTACTTTTTTCTTTTCAGAGTCATACCATGGATCTTCATTACCCCAAACATTATAAAATCTTTTTTGCAGAATTTTCATCTGTTCTGATACCGCTTCCTCAGCATATTTTTGAAGTTTGGAATCAATGGTCGTATAGATTTTTAAACCATCCTCATAAAGGCTATAGCCGTTGTCTTCACACCATTTTTCCAAATATTTGGCTACCGCTGCCCGTAGATAAGAATCTCCGTCACTACCCTCATCAACACGGCCTTCTTTTAAATTCAAAGGTGCATTTTCAAAACTTTTCAGTTCAGCCGCAGTGATGTAATTGTATTTTTGCATTTGCGCCAGGGCGGTATTTCTCCTGTCTAATGCCTTGTCCGGGTTTTTTAAGGGGTTATAGTAAGAGGTTCCTTTTAACATACCCACTAATAATGCCGCTTCAGGTACGTTCAAATCCAACGCCTCTTTGTCATAATAAACTCTTGCCGCTGTTTTAATTCCGTACGCATTATTCCCAAAAGAGACCGTATTCAGGTACATGGTAATGATGTCGTTTTTTGAATAATTAAATTCCAGCTTTACAGCAGTCATCCATTCTTTAAATTTTGGAACTATTACTCTTACAAGAGGGATATATTTTATGAAGCCCTGAGATTTATTATACCTTGTTCTATAGAGGTTTTTGGCAAGCTGTTGTGTAATGGTACTTGCACCCCGCTTATCACCAGTAGCAGTAGATATGCTGCTGGAGAGTACTGAGCGAAAGTCTATACCCATATGTTTGTAAAAACGTACATCTTCTGTCGCTACCAGTGCGTTAAGTACATTTTTGGATATTTCATTGTAATTTACTGGAGTACGGTTCTCTTTGTAGTAACGACCAATTAATTTGCCATCTGCAGTATAAAGTTCAGAGCCAACCCGCTGAGAGGGAAACTTAATGTCTGTGTACGAGGGAGAATAACCAAACAGCCAAAGGAAATTGAGCTGCAAAGCGCAAAAGAAAAGAATAGTAA
The nucleotide sequence above comes from Pedobacter sp. MC2016-14. Encoded proteins:
- a CDS encoding transglycosylase domain-containing protein → MFKEIRNKYIRYITIFIFFTILFFCALQLNFLWLFGYSPSYTDIKFPSQRVGSELYTADGKLIGRYYKENRTPVNYNEISKNVLNALVATEDVRFYKHMGIDFRSVLSSSISTATGDKRGASTITQQLAKNLYRTRYNKSQGFIKYIPLVRVIVPKFKEWMTAVKLEFNYSKNDIITMYLNTVSFGNNAYGIKTAARVYYDKEALDLNVPEAALLVGMLKGTSYYNPLKNPDKALDRRNTALAQMQKYNYITAAELKSFENAPLNLKEGRVDEGSDGDSYLRAAVAKYLEKWCEDNGYSLYEDGLKIYTTIDSKLQKYAEEAVSEQMKILQKRFYNVWGNEDPWYDSEKKKVDYPNRAMHNLPIYALLQKKFANQPDSIDAYFNKKKKMRIFSWKGDRDTLFSTIDSIRYYGKILNTGMMTLDPFSGKIKVWIGGVDHKFFKYDHVNQSKRQAGSTFKPFAYLAALESGMSPCDTFTDKPVSIEYQENGKTEHWEPKNADWNITYREMSLRWAMAKSVNTITAQVTEKVGWDNVVKWAHECGIDSHLQSVPSVSLGPNDVSVYEMVKAYGTFLNDGVKTDPILVEKITDLDNNIIEEFKAKTKKVLSDEISWLMLYMFRGGMEEPGGTSQALWEWDLWKKNNQIGGKTGTSSDYVDAWYMGITKDLVTGVWVGCDERTAHFKNGETGEGSRTALPIFAKFMEKVYHDPNSGYTYGPFPKAKVKITRTINCPSPRIVEDTTATDSTAIDSLSIDLPETGDVQQAAPTTDVQKTEDKKTSEPVQSQQPATPVPLTRKEERELKRKQRQEEKDKKNNAQ